The Malus sylvestris chromosome 12, drMalSylv7.2, whole genome shotgun sequence genome contains a region encoding:
- the LOC126593322 gene encoding light-harvesting complex-like protein OHP1, chloroplastic, which translates to MATSSIILSSSLLHTRVLTANPQTQQLCPAPRRRASSFTVQAAKLPAGVVVPKVEPKFKAPFAGFTRTAEIWNSRACMIGLIGTFIVELILNKGILQLIGVEIGKGLDIPL; encoded by the exons aTGGCAACTTCATCTATCATACTCTCATCTTCTCTCCTCCACACTAGGGTTCTAACAGCAAATCCTCAAACCCAGCAACTCTGCCCAGCTCCCAGGAGGCGTGCCAGCTCCTTCACAGTTCAAGCTGCCAAGCTTCCTGCTGGG GTGGTGGTGCCAAAAGTAGAGCCAAAGTTTAAGGCCCCTTTTGCTGGATTCACCAGGACTGCAGAAATATGGAATTCTAGAGCATGTATGATCGGACTTATTGGAACCTTCATAGTGGAACTG ATATTGAACAAGGGAATACTGCAGTTGATTGGAGTGGAGATTGGAAAAGGACTAGATATTCCTCTGTGA